A section of the Anabaena cylindrica PCC 7122 genome encodes:
- a CDS encoding rhodanese-related sulfurtransferase — protein sequence MIEKNILVVAALYKFVSLPDVVEMQASVLSFCQEQGIKGTILLAQEGINGTIAGSRQAIDAVLAFLRTDPRLEDLEHKESYTDTPPFEKMKVRLKREIVTLGLPEVDPNEKVGTYISPQQWNDLISDPEVTVIDTRNDYEVKIGTFKRAENPQTQIFREFPEYVSKQLDPNKHKKVALFCTGGIRCEKASSYLLSQGFAEVYHLKGGILKYLEEIPSEQSLWEGECFLFDDRIAIRQGLEEGTYELCFCCGHPIAEDDKTSPKYEQGISCPYCFDNMTDEKRRRQQQKWKHYRLGK from the coding sequence ATGATAGAAAAAAATATTTTAGTTGTTGCCGCACTGTATAAATTTGTGAGTTTACCTGATGTTGTCGAAATGCAAGCATCTGTACTGTCTTTTTGTCAGGAACAAGGCATTAAGGGAACAATTTTACTTGCCCAGGAAGGCATTAATGGTACTATTGCTGGTTCACGTCAAGCAATTGATGCCGTTTTGGCGTTTCTCCGTACAGACCCGCGTTTAGAAGATTTAGAACATAAAGAATCTTACACCGACACCCCACCTTTTGAAAAAATGAAAGTGCGGTTAAAAAGAGAAATTGTAACTTTAGGATTACCAGAAGTTGACCCCAATGAAAAAGTTGGAACTTACATCAGTCCTCAGCAGTGGAATGATTTGATTTCTGACCCAGAAGTAACAGTAATTGATACCCGCAATGATTATGAAGTGAAAATCGGTACATTTAAAAGAGCAGAAAATCCGCAAACGCAAATATTCCGAGAATTTCCAGAATATGTAAGTAAACAACTTGACCCCAACAAACACAAAAAAGTTGCCTTATTTTGTACTGGTGGCATTCGCTGCGAAAAAGCCTCATCTTATTTACTTTCCCAAGGCTTTGCAGAAGTCTATCACCTTAAAGGCGGCATTCTCAAATATTTAGAAGAAATCCCCAGCGAACAAAGTTTATGGGAAGGAGAATGCTTCCTTTTTGATGACAGAATTGCAATCCGTCAAGGCTTAGAAGAAGGAACTTATGAATTATGCTTCTGTTGTGGTCATCCCATTGCGGAAGACGATAAAACCTCACCAAAATACGAACAAGGTATTTCTTGCCCCTACTGTTTTGATAACATGACCGACGAAAAAAGAAGACGACAACAACAAAAATGGAAACACTATAGGTTGGGAAAGTGA
- a CDS encoding lysophospholipid acyltransferase family protein, with protein sequence MPKSIHSTQPPLKFISPRFNPLILKITSWVLPFILQVRTRPWLPAGIVKIEAKNAEVLAKLYQEFQAGKIRFIIAFRHPEVEDPLSMFYLLSRIVPKVGREKGISLQYPVHSHFMYERGMTLWAGKWLGWLFSGLGGVPVRRGRRVDRNSIQIARDLLANAKFPIAIAPEGGTNGHSSIVSPLEPGAAQLGFWCVEDLQKANREEKVFIIPIGIKYSYVNPPWQKIDWLLSKLEIDSGLPIPEINYTGNQLEELLYQRLCRLAAYLIAEMEEFYRRFYHRDLPEIIPEETATSNEILITRLHRLMDTALQITEQYFNVQAQGNFIDRCRRLEEAGWNYIYRDDIADIGSLPPLKRGLADWVAEEADLRMQHMRIAESFVAVTANYILEKPTAERFAETALLMFDMLSRIQESTLPGRPRLGLKQAMIIVGEPISISERWESCQGNKQALRTGVSDLTKDLQIELEELIKD encoded by the coding sequence TTGCCTAAATCAATTCATTCCACCCAACCACCACTCAAATTCATTTCCCCACGTTTTAACCCCTTGATACTCAAGATTACTTCTTGGGTTCTTCCGTTCATTCTCCAGGTGAGAACTAGACCTTGGCTACCAGCTGGTATTGTGAAGATTGAAGCCAAAAATGCTGAAGTATTAGCCAAATTATACCAAGAATTTCAAGCAGGGAAAATTCGTTTTATCATCGCATTTCGTCACCCTGAAGTAGAAGATCCTCTCTCTATGTTTTATCTACTATCACGCATAGTTCCCAAGGTAGGGCGTGAAAAAGGGATTTCTCTACAATACCCAGTACACAGTCATTTTATGTATGAACGGGGAATGACGCTATGGGCAGGAAAATGGTTAGGTTGGTTGTTTTCTGGGCTTGGTGGTGTACCTGTTCGCAGAGGGAGACGAGTAGACAGAAATTCTATTCAAATAGCGCGGGATTTATTGGCTAATGCTAAATTTCCGATTGCGATCGCACCAGAAGGAGGTACAAATGGTCATAGTAGCATTGTTAGCCCTCTAGAACCAGGTGCAGCACAGTTGGGTTTTTGGTGTGTGGAAGATTTACAAAAAGCTAATCGGGAAGAAAAGGTTTTTATTATCCCCATTGGTATTAAATATAGTTACGTTAATCCACCTTGGCAAAAAATAGATTGGCTGTTATCTAAATTAGAAATTGATAGCGGTTTACCAATTCCAGAAATTAATTACACTGGAAATCAACTAGAAGAATTATTATATCAACGTCTTTGTCGTTTGGCTGCATATCTAATCGCGGAAATGGAAGAATTTTATCGCCGTTTCTATCATCGAGATTTACCAGAAATTATACCAGAAGAAACAGCGACTAGCAATGAAATCTTAATTACTAGATTACACCGTTTAATGGATACAGCTTTACAAATTACAGAACAATATTTTAATGTTCAAGCCCAGGGTAACTTTATTGATAGATGTCGTCGTCTAGAAGAAGCGGGTTGGAATTACATTTATCGGGATGATATTGCCGATATTGGAAGTTTACCACCTCTCAAACGTGGTTTAGCTGACTGGGTAGCAGAAGAAGCAGATTTGAGAATGCAACACATGAGAATTGCAGAGAGTTTTGTCGCGGTGACTGCTAATTATATTCTAGAAAAACCGACTGCGGAAAGGTTTGCAGAAACGGCATTATTAATGTTTGATATGTTGTCTCGTATTCAAGAATCTACTTTACCAGGAAGACCACGTTTAGGTTTGAAACAGGCAATGATTATTGTTGGTGAACCAATTTCTATAAGTGAACGGTGGGAGAGTTGCCAGGGAAATAAACAAGCGTTGCGAACAGGTGTTAGTGATTTAACCAAAGATTTACAAATTGAGTTGGAGGAATTAATTAAGGATTGA
- a CDS encoding class I SAM-dependent methyltransferase has protein sequence MNTSPDQKQFAPATQRNREAILEVLLQVLPASGTILEIASGTGEHAVFFAPSLKPRQWLPSDPNPILRDSIKAWAEEFKSDNLYPPLELDASQPIWPVEKEKLPNSPIVAIVNINMIHISPWSAGLGLMAGAGRILPSGGILYLYGPYKQNGKHTAPSNEAFDESLQAQNPEWGVRNLEDVVAAANAQNLTLHKTYQMPANNLSLVFRRNS, from the coding sequence ATGAACACATCACCAGACCAAAAACAATTTGCACCAGCAACCCAACGCAACCGCGAGGCCATCTTAGAGGTGCTTTTACAAGTATTACCTGCAAGTGGCACTATTTTGGAAATCGCCAGTGGCACAGGAGAACACGCTGTTTTTTTTGCCCCTAGCCTCAAACCCCGTCAATGGCTACCTTCTGACCCTAACCCCATATTACGCGACAGTATTAAGGCTTGGGCAGAAGAATTCAAAAGTGATAATCTTTACCCACCTTTGGAACTTGATGCTAGTCAACCAATTTGGCCAGTGGAAAAAGAAAAATTACCAAATTCTCCAATTGTCGCCATTGTCAACATTAACATGATTCATATTTCCCCCTGGTCAGCCGGTTTAGGACTCATGGCTGGTGCTGGGCGGATTCTGCCATCAGGTGGTATCCTTTACTTGTATGGCCCATACAAACAAAACGGCAAACATACAGCACCTAGTAACGAGGCTTTTGATGAGTCATTACAAGCACAAAACCCAGAATGGGGAGTGCGTAACTTAGAGGATGTTGTTGCAGCCGCTAATGCCCAAAATTTGACCTTGCACAAAACTTACCAAATGCCAGCAAATAACCTGTCACTAGTTTTTCGCCGTAATTCGTAA
- a CDS encoding class I SAM-dependent methyltransferase: protein MVKQTIGLGQHLYDYLLSVSVREPEVLTQLRQETAQLPMAIMQISPEQGQLMALLVKILGAKKTLDIGVFTGYSSLVVALALPTDGKIVACDVSEEYTSIGRRYWQQAGIADKIDLRIAPALETLDQLLAAGEGETFDFAFIDADKGNYENYYERSLQLIRPGGLIAVDNVLWSGKVADPEVQDNQTKKIRAFNQKLHQDSRVDLSLVPIADGLTLARKI, encoded by the coding sequence ATGGTAAAACAAACAATTGGCTTAGGACAACATTTGTATGATTATTTACTATCAGTCTCCGTGCGAGAACCGGAAGTTTTAACTCAACTGCGTCAAGAAACTGCCCAATTGCCAATGGCTATCATGCAGATTTCGCCGGAACAGGGACAGTTGATGGCGTTGTTGGTGAAGATTTTAGGAGCTAAAAAGACTTTAGATATAGGTGTATTTACGGGCTATAGTTCTTTGGTGGTGGCTTTAGCTTTGCCAACAGATGGTAAAATTGTCGCCTGTGATGTGAGTGAAGAATATACAAGCATTGGTCGGCGTTATTGGCAACAAGCAGGAATTGCAGATAAAATTGATTTGCGGATTGCTCCAGCTTTGGAAACTTTAGATCAATTGCTTGCAGCAGGGGAGGGGGAAACCTTCGATTTTGCCTTTATTGATGCTGATAAGGGTAACTATGAGAACTATTATGAGCGATCGCTCCAATTAATTCGACCAGGTGGACTAATTGCTGTTGATAATGTCCTGTGGTCTGGCAAGGTTGCAGATCCCGAAGTGCAGGATAATCAAACTAAGAAGATTCGCGCTTTTAATCAAAAGTTACATCAAGATTCGCGGGTTGATCTTAGTTTAGTACCTATCGCTGATGGTTTGACTTTGGCTAGGAAGATTTAA
- a CDS encoding NADAR family protein — protein MTIYFYKVWQPYGCFSNFSPHPIEVQGSHWPTVEHYYQAQKFVGSTDEVIIPLIHASATPEEAAALGRCSTRKLRPDWEIVKIEVMRSAVRKKFTTHPEIRKVLLVTGDEILVENSPTDYFWGCGANKTGQNHLGIILMSVREEIRQLLSLPVITNL, from the coding sequence ATGACCATTTACTTTTACAAGGTTTGGCAGCCATACGGCTGTTTTTCTAACTTCTCTCCTCACCCTATCGAAGTGCAGGGTAGTCACTGGCCAACAGTTGAGCATTACTATCAAGCACAAAAGTTTGTTGGCAGTACAGATGAGGTTATTATACCATTAATCCATGCATCTGCTACCCCTGAAGAAGCGGCTGCCTTGGGGCGTTGCAGCACTCGCAAACTTCGTCCAGACTGGGAAATAGTCAAAATTGAGGTGATGCGATCAGCTGTACGAAAAAAGTTTACAACTCATCCAGAAATTCGCAAAGTTCTTTTGGTAACAGGTGATGAAATTTTGGTCGAAAATTCACCCACAGATTATTTTTGGGGCTGTGGTGCAAATAAAACTGGTCAAAATCATCTAGGGATAATTCTCATGAGTGTACGTGAAGAAATCCGTCAATTATTGTCTTTGCCAGTGATCACCAATTTATAA
- a CDS encoding phosphoribulokinase produces MSRPIILGIVGDSAAGKTTLTRGIAQVLGPENVTLICTDDYHRYDRQQRAEIGITAIHPDCNYLDIMQQHLSLLRTGQPILKPVYSHKTGTFEAPQYIKPNKFVIIEGLLGYSTRAARDAYDVKVYLAPPESLRADWKVKRDTQKRGYTAEQVLAELEKREPDSEAFIRPQRQWSDIVVSFYPANENEDGSNGHLNVRLVLRPSIPHPDFTQILDAGNGNSQSAVRLGLDRDMGKPVDVLEVDGHATLEQVTKIEHIMCSDMPYLKNICDREINPELGKIAGTTGETLQSYPLALTQLIITYHMLKATQIYQ; encoded by the coding sequence ATGAGCCGTCCGATTATTCTTGGTATTGTTGGTGACAGCGCAGCAGGTAAAACGACACTAACTAGAGGAATTGCTCAGGTACTTGGCCCAGAGAATGTTACCCTCATCTGTACAGATGACTACCATCGTTACGATCGCCAACAACGGGCAGAAATTGGAATAACTGCTATCCATCCTGACTGCAACTATTTAGATATTATGCAGCAGCATCTATCGTTGCTACGCACAGGACAGCCCATTCTCAAACCAGTTTACAGTCACAAAACAGGGACATTTGAAGCACCACAATATATCAAACCGAATAAATTCGTAATTATTGAGGGCTTATTGGGTTATTCTACCCGTGCTGCTCGTGATGCTTATGATGTAAAAGTTTACCTTGCTCCGCCTGAATCACTCCGTGCTGATTGGAAAGTTAAGCGAGATACACAAAAGCGCGGTTATACCGCAGAACAGGTATTAGCAGAACTAGAAAAACGGGAACCCGATTCAGAAGCATTTATCCGTCCTCAGCGTCAATGGTCGGATATTGTGGTGAGTTTTTATCCTGCTAACGAAAATGAAGATGGAAGCAATGGTCATTTAAATGTACGGTTGGTACTACGTCCATCTATTCCCCATCCCGATTTTACCCAGATTCTTGATGCTGGTAATGGTAATTCTCAATCAGCGGTGCGTCTGGGACTAGACAGAGATATGGGTAAACCGGTAGATGTATTAGAAGTTGATGGTCACGCTACTTTGGAACAGGTGACCAAGATAGAGCATATTATGTGTTCGGATATGCCTTACTTAAAAAATATATGCGATCGCGAAATTAATCCAGAACTAGGAAAAATCGCCGGCACAACAGGGGAAACTTTGCAAAGTTATCCCCTCGCACTTACACAGTTAATTATTACTTATCATATGCTCAAAGCTACGCAAATTTACCAGTAA